Proteins encoded in a region of the Brevefilum fermentans genome:
- a CDS encoding HAD family hydrolase, with amino-acid sequence MKLKAVFFDMGGTIEYFYYTPELRIERSRVIVDCLARAGIALPITNEKLAESITLGAAEYTRWNMKTHIELNPAEIWSRFYLKDLSIDPQMLEPVGEELSFLYETELFVREMRPEIPAVLEQIKQMGLTLGIISNTQSSTQVPFTLEKYGISSYFNPVVLSSIYGRRKPDPAIFFYAARMANVSTKACIYIGDKINRDVLGSKRAGYRLSVQINHVYGIKEIDEGAIPDAVIHDMTELIPLIEAELERDKQFVVGGNLGEIKAIFFDAGDILYYRHRRNEHLNQFLNGKKLNPAPNLEEEKARLKELAFVGKMKRHDYYAEVIRLYGVTDPLEIAEGVRALADDSDTVAIYDGVAETLLELKKRGFILGIITDTSMPFSNKLRWFEEHGFGDIWDVVISSREIGIRKPEAIMYELALNQANVSPAQAMFVGHKTSELIGARSVGMKIAACNNDPDAPADYYLKEIRELLTLDCLQPRNTKR; translated from the coding sequence ATGAAGCTAAAAGCTGTCTTCTTTGATATGGGTGGGACAATTGAATACTTTTATTATACGCCAGAACTTCGCATTGAACGCAGTCGCGTCATTGTGGACTGTCTGGCGCGTGCAGGCATAGCGTTGCCCATAACAAATGAAAAATTGGCAGAAAGCATCACCCTCGGTGCTGCTGAATACACCCGCTGGAATATGAAAACCCATATCGAGCTGAATCCGGCTGAAATTTGGTCCCGATTTTACCTGAAAGACCTATCCATCGATCCACAGATGCTAGAACCCGTGGGCGAGGAATTGTCTTTCCTTTATGAAACTGAATTGTTCGTTCGAGAAATGCGCCCGGAGATACCCGCTGTACTCGAACAGATCAAGCAAATGGGGTTGACTCTTGGCATTATCAGCAATACCCAGAGTTCAACTCAGGTACCTTTTACCCTTGAGAAATATGGCATCAGCTCATATTTTAATCCCGTGGTTCTCTCATCCATCTATGGACGTCGAAAGCCCGACCCGGCGATCTTTTTCTACGCTGCGCGCATGGCGAATGTGTCAACAAAAGCCTGTATTTATATTGGGGACAAGATCAATCGAGACGTGTTGGGATCGAAACGGGCAGGGTATCGCCTTTCCGTTCAAATTAATCATGTTTATGGTATTAAAGAAATCGATGAGGGTGCAATTCCGGATGCAGTGATTCATGATATGACTGAACTGATACCGCTCATCGAAGCAGAGCTTGAACGGGATAAGCAGTTTGTGGTCGGTGGCAACCTCGGCGAGATCAAAGCGATTTTTTTCGATGCCGGTGATATTCTTTATTACCGACACCGAAGAAACGAGCATTTGAATCAATTTTTAAATGGGAAAAAATTAAATCCGGCGCCCAATCTTGAGGAAGAAAAAGCTCGCTTAAAAGAACTTGCTTTTGTAGGAAAGATGAAGCGTCATGATTATTATGCCGAGGTTATCCGTTTATATGGCGTTACCGATCCGCTTGAGATCGCTGAGGGTGTGCGTGCCCTGGCTGATGATAGCGATACCGTCGCCATTTATGACGGTGTTGCAGAGACTTTGTTAGAACTGAAAAAACGCGGTTTCATCCTTGGAATTATTACCGATACTTCCATGCCTTTTTCGAACAAGCTGAGATGGTTTGAAGAACATGGTTTTGGCGATATTTGGGATGTAGTCATCAGCTCTCGCGAAATCGGGATTCGCAAGCCGGAAGCGATCATGTACGAGTTGGCGCTAAACCAAGCCAATGTGAGCCCTGCGCAGGCGATGTTTGTTGGTCATAAAACCAGTGAATTGATTGGTGCGAGATCTGTGGGAATGAAAATCGCAGCCTGTAACAACGATCCTGATGCGCCAGCGGATTATTACCTCAAAGAAATCCGAGAATTATTGACTTTGGATTGTTTACAACCCCGAAACACAAAAAGGTAA